Proteins encoded within one genomic window of Epinephelus lanceolatus isolate andai-2023 chromosome 9, ASM4190304v1, whole genome shotgun sequence:
- the LOC144464301 gene encoding uncharacterized protein LOC144464301 isoform X2 has product MPISSSSLCSNTPVFQSLTARSLQFPLRNPLLHWTRFGHLIHSAPLHLPLPATTCLFSTVALSHLCCPASRTPLHSPSPCSLIIHSVSTNKPVITVLCLKSVFWVQHTTASLRQNDLAIMDPADSDSLRLTLSSQEELLCKHDHLLSNLLDNSTALVRQESSPALPAAPLDLLRSSHPLSSPPSAIASHCLPLLHCCPQPPPLPCFPDPTPFTEPLFPLLTYLLTLSPLINL; this is encoded by the exons ATGCCCATCAGCTCATCAAGCCTCTGCTCAAATACTCCAGTTTTTCAGTCACTCACTGCCAGATCGCTGCAGTTTCCTTTGCG GAATCCTCTGCTGCACTGGACCCGCTTCGGCCATCTCATCCACTCAGCTCCCCTCCACCTACCATTGCCAGCCACTACCTGCCTCTTCTCCACTGTCGCCCTCAGCCACCTCTGTTGCCCTGCTTCCCGGACCCCGCTCCACTCACCGAGCCCCTGTTCCCTCATCATTCACTCTGTCTCCACTAATAAACCTGTGATTACTGTGCTCTGCCTGAAGTCTGTGTTTTGGGTCCAACACACCACAGCATCGTTACGACAGAACGATCTGGCCATCATGGATCCTGCAGACTCTGATTCCCTCCGGCTCACACTCTCCAGTCAAGAGGAACTTCTCTGTAAACACGACCACCTACTCAGCAACCTACTGGACAACTCCACCGCTCTCGTCAGGCAA GAATCCTCTCCTGCACTGCCTGCTGCTCCCTTGGACCTGCTTCGGTCATCTCATCCACTCAGCTCCCCTCCATCTGCCATTGCCAGCCACTGCCTGCCTCTGCTCCACTGTTGCCCTCAGCCACCTCCGTTGCCCTGCTTCCCTGACCCCACTCCATTCACCGAGCCCCTTTTCcctttacttacttacttacttactctgTCTCCACTAATAAACCTGTGA
- the LOC144464301 gene encoding uncharacterized protein LOC144464301 isoform X1, which produces MPISSSSLCSNTPVFQSLTARSLQFPLRNPLLHWTRFGHLIHSAPLHLPLPATTCLFSTVALSHLCCPASRTPLHSPSPCSLIIHSVSTNKPVITVLCLKSVFWVQHTTASLRQNDLAIMDPADSDSLRLTLSSQEELLCKHDHLLSNLLDNSTALVRQGQVPGSGSCCR; this is translated from the exons ATGCCCATCAGCTCATCAAGCCTCTGCTCAAATACTCCAGTTTTTCAGTCACTCACTGCCAGATCGCTGCAGTTTCCTTTGCG GAATCCTCTGCTGCACTGGACCCGCTTCGGCCATCTCATCCACTCAGCTCCCCTCCACCTACCATTGCCAGCCACTACCTGCCTCTTCTCCACTGTCGCCCTCAGCCACCTCTGTTGCCCTGCTTCCCGGACCCCGCTCCACTCACCGAGCCCCTGTTCCCTCATCATTCACTCTGTCTCCACTAATAAACCTGTGATTACTGTGCTCTGCCTGAAGTCTGTGTTTTGGGTCCAACACACCACAGCATCGTTACGACAGAACGATCTGGCCATCATGGATCCTGCAGACTCTGATTCCCTCCGGCTCACACTCTCCAGTCAAGAGGAACTTCTCTGTAAACACGACCACCTACTCAGCAACCTACTGGACAACTCCACCGCTCTCGTCAGGCAA GGGCAGGTCCCAGGATCTGGCAGCTGCTGCAGGTGA